The region TTCGATTGTTCTGCAAAGGCCGCGATGAATGTCCAGAATGCTGACGTGAAAAATGCAAGTTAAACTATCCAATTATATATATTCTAGTTTTTAAATTTAAGTAATGACGCAAGTAGATGTGCTTCTTGGCCTGCAATGGGGCGACGAAGGCAAAGGTAAGATTGTTGATGTATTAAGTCCGCAATATGATTTGATCGCTCGTTTCCAAGGTGGACCAAACGCTGGCCATACGCTGGAATTTGATGGTAAAAAATTTGTATTAAATACCATTCCATCTGGTATTTTCAATGAAAAAACCATGAATCTGATCGGCAACGGCGTTGTTATTGATCCCATTATCTTAAAGAAGGAACTTGACAAGTTAAAGGATGCCGGACATGACCCGGTAGCCAAAGGTAAGCTTGTAATTGCGCGGAAAGCGCACCTTATATTGCCTACTCACCAGCTTCTTGATGCGGCTAACGAGCAGAAAATGGGCAAAAATAAAATAGGTTCGACCTTGAAAGGCATAGGCCCTACTTATATGGACAAAACCGGAAGAAACGGGCTTAGGGTTGGTGATACTACCCTGCCGGATTTCAGGGAGCGCTATGACAGGCTTGTAGAAAAGCATAAAGAAATGCTTGCTCACTATGATTTCCAATATGACCTGAGTGAAAAAGAAGCCGCGTTTTTTGAAGCTATTGAGTTTATTAAACAGATACCTCATGTAGACAGCGAGCATTACGTAAATGGTTACTTGAGAGAGGGCAAAACTGTATTGGCTGAAGGCGCACAAGGTACCTTGCTTGATGTGGATTTTGGATCGTATCCATTTGTGACATCGTCTAACACAACAACCGCAGGTGCCTGTACTGGCTTGGGTATTGCGCCTAACAGTATTGGTCATGTTTACGGTATCTTTAAGGCGTACTGTACGCGTGTAGGCGGGGGACCTTTTCCAACCGAACTTGATGATGAAACCGGCGAGACCTTACGCAGTGTAGGCCACGAGTTCGGTGCTACTACCGGGAGAGCACGTCGTTGTGGATGGATTGATTTGCCGGCGTTGAAGTATGCAATTATGCTAAATGGCGTAACGGAATTGATCATGATGAAGGCCGATGTTCTTGACGGCTTCGAGAAAATCTATGTTTGTACGCATTATGAACATGATGGACAGGTTATCGATTATATGCCTTATGACATCACCTCGATTAAACCTGTACCTGTATTAAAGGAAATCGACGGTTGGAAAACCGATGTAACGTCGATTACCTCAGTGGATGAAATACCAGCGAAATTGTCGGAGTATATCAGCTATCTGGAGCGTGAACTCGCGGTACCGATCCGGTTCCTTTCCGTGGGGCCTGACCGGAAACAGACCCTGCAATTGACATAAGTGATAAAGAGCGGCTATGCCGCTTTTATTATTTAGTATATTCATTTAAATCGGATGAGTCCAGAGGATTTCCTGTCGTTTAAACAAAAAGCGCTGCAATGGGCGTCGACTTTTGACGTTTGCTGTTGCCTCGACTCGAATGGTTATGAGGACAGGTTCGGAAACTACGAGTTTATGCTTGCCGCCGGAGCAAGCCGAAGTGTTGAGGCGCAGGCAGGCAATGCTTTTGACACGTTAAAGCATTTCTACAGCAAAGATAAGCCTTGGATGTTCGGCCTGTTTGGGTACGACCTTAAAAACGAAACCGAACGCCTTCGGTCCGAAAATATAGACGGTCTTGAATTTCCTGACTTGTTTTTTTTCGTTCCCGAATATCTGATCATCGCTTGTGGGACGAAGATTGAAGTCGTGATCGGAGAAACGCACATTCTCAAAGAAATTGACAGACAGGAAACGTTCCAGACGCCTGATGTCGCAATACAATTCCAGCATAGAATGTCAAGACAGGCCTACCTTGATATTGTATGTAAGCTGAAAAACCATATATCGCGAGGTGACGTATACGAGATCAACTTTTGCCAGGAGTTCTTCGCTGAAAATGCTTATATAGATCCGGTGGCTGTCTACCGCCAGCTTAATGCCATATCCCCCACTCCATTTTCAGGCTTTTTGAAGATACGGGAAAAGTATATACTGTGCGCTAGTCCGGAAAGGTTTCTCTGTAAACAAGGGGAGCTTCTGGTCTCGCAACCTATTAAAGGAACGGCCCCTCGCGCTACAAACACGCTTGAAGATCAGCTGATTCGGGAGCGAT is a window of Pedobacter faecalis DNA encoding:
- a CDS encoding adenylosuccinate synthase; this translates as MTQVDVLLGLQWGDEGKGKIVDVLSPQYDLIARFQGGPNAGHTLEFDGKKFVLNTIPSGIFNEKTMNLIGNGVVIDPIILKKELDKLKDAGHDPVAKGKLVIARKAHLILPTHQLLDAANEQKMGKNKIGSTLKGIGPTYMDKTGRNGLRVGDTTLPDFRERYDRLVEKHKEMLAHYDFQYDLSEKEAAFFEAIEFIKQIPHVDSEHYVNGYLREGKTVLAEGAQGTLLDVDFGSYPFVTSSNTTTAGACTGLGIAPNSIGHVYGIFKAYCTRVGGGPFPTELDDETGETLRSVGHEFGATTGRARRCGWIDLPALKYAIMLNGVTELIMMKADVLDGFEKIYVCTHYEHDGQVIDYMPYDITSIKPVPVLKEIDGWKTDVTSITSVDEIPAKLSEYISYLERELAVPIRFLSVGPDRKQTLQLT
- a CDS encoding anthranilate synthase component I family protein codes for the protein MSPEDFLSFKQKALQWASTFDVCCCLDSNGYEDRFGNYEFMLAAGASRSVEAQAGNAFDTLKHFYSKDKPWMFGLFGYDLKNETERLRSENIDGLEFPDLFFFVPEYLIIACGTKIEVVIGETHILKEIDRQETFQTPDVAIQFQHRMSRQAYLDIVCKLKNHISRGDVYEINFCQEFFAENAYIDPVAVYRQLNAISPTPFSGFLKIREKYILCASPERFLCKQGELLVSQPIKGTAPRATNTLEDQLIRERLKTDMKEQTENVMIVDLVRNDLTRSAKKGTVKVEELFGIYAFPQVYQMISTVTCEKDAEVDLIDVIKNAFPMGSMTGAPKVSALKLSEEYERSKRGAYSGALGYFTPSGNFDFNVVIRSILYNETKHYVSFQVGSAITHTAVAENEYEECLLKASAIMAVLNNKKTAVNSGLESIG